From the Sebastes umbrosus isolate fSebUmb1 chromosome 2, fSebUmb1.pri, whole genome shotgun sequence genome, one window contains:
- the LOC119478246 gene encoding translation initiation factor IF-2-like: MEQPDDGHTALHRHSSSSFHFYFHIKTSENITELQPLLLQDHSARFGSVRPREPVRSGSVQLLTHIHPGPGGDREETGRPGGDREETGRPGGDREETGRPGGDREETGRPGGDREETGRPGGDREETGRRPGGVREESGRRPGGDRETGRRPGGDRETGRRPGGDREETGRSPGGDREESGRRPGGVCGCNDEDYYKY; this comes from the exons ATGGAACAACCAGACGATGGTCACACAGCTTTGCACCGTCACAGCTCATCATCTTTTCATTTCTACTTTCAtataaaaacatctgaaaacatCACGGAGCTGCAACC gctgctgctgcaggaccaCTCAGctcggttcggttcggttcggcCCAGAGAACCGGTCAGATCCGGGTCAGTCCAGCTGTTAACTCACATCCATCCCGG ACCGGGAGGAGACCGGGAGGAGACCGGGAGACCGGGAGGAGACCGGGAGGAGACCGGGAGACCGGGAGGAGACCGGGAGGAGACCGGGAGACCGGGAGGAGACCGGGAGGAGACCGGGAGACCGGGAGGAGACCGGGAGGAGACCGGGAGACCGGGAGGAGACCGGGAGGAGACCGGGAGGAGACCGGGAGGAGTCCGGGAGGAGTCCGGGAGGAGACCGGGAGGAGACCGGGAGACCGGGAGGAGACCGGGAGGAGACCGGGAGACCGGGAGGAGACCGGGAGGAGACCGGGAGGAGACCGGGAGGAGTCCGGGAGGAGACCGGGAGGAGTCCGGGAGGAGACCGGGAGGAGTCTGCGGGTGTAACGATGAagattattataaatattga